Proteins encoded by one window of Dietzia sp. B32:
- a CDS encoding iron ABC transporter permease: MLACSATLIPLVYLVIRAGERGPASAAEVLGSGRTLTLLGNTVVLVVLVTTASVIVGVGMAWLVVRTDLPGAPVIGALLCVPLATPSYVLGYLWVADFPEVLGLPGAVAVLTISCYPYVFLPASAALRRVDPGLEEVARTLGHGTTRAVFGVTFRQIRPAVAAGGLLVALYTLSDFGAVAMLRYEAFTLGIYHSYRAAFDRVPAAVLACVLIVLALVVMVGERRARRGEVARVGAGVDSAPTRLPLGRLKVPALVVVAVILAGGVFGPLVGLARWVRAAASVDVSWAPVFRAALTTAGVSAVAALATIVLALPIGILAARSDGLVARATETVAQVGFALPGITVGLAVVFVGIRLVPGLYQQTPMLVFAYVVLFLPLAVGVVRSSVSAIPVSLEDVSAGLGSGRLRTFARVVAPLAMPGILAGGSLVFLSVAKELPATLLLRPTGTETLATAMWSHTEVAAYSQAAPYAAMLVVVAVIPAFVLSRSFGWGAGGGRTPGAATVAPGPANETERSEP; the protein is encoded by the coding sequence GTGCTGGCGTGTTCGGCGACGCTCATCCCGCTGGTCTACCTGGTCATCCGGGCGGGCGAACGCGGCCCGGCGTCCGCCGCCGAGGTGCTCGGCTCCGGTCGGACGCTGACCCTCCTCGGCAACACCGTCGTGCTGGTCGTGTTGGTCACCACCGCCAGCGTGATCGTCGGGGTGGGGATGGCGTGGCTCGTGGTCCGCACGGACCTACCGGGGGCCCCGGTCATCGGTGCGCTCCTGTGCGTTCCGCTGGCCACCCCGTCGTATGTCCTCGGCTACCTCTGGGTGGCCGACTTCCCGGAGGTCCTCGGGTTGCCGGGGGCCGTCGCGGTGCTCACCATCTCCTGCTACCCGTACGTGTTCCTCCCCGCCTCCGCCGCCCTCCGGCGGGTGGACCCGGGACTGGAGGAGGTCGCGCGCACCCTCGGTCACGGCACCACCCGCGCCGTGTTCGGGGTGACCTTCCGGCAGATCCGACCGGCCGTCGCCGCGGGCGGGCTCCTGGTGGCGCTGTACACGCTGTCCGACTTCGGGGCGGTCGCGATGCTCCGCTACGAGGCGTTCACCCTGGGCATCTACCACTCCTACCGGGCGGCGTTCGACCGCGTCCCGGCGGCCGTCCTGGCCTGCGTCCTCATCGTGTTGGCCCTGGTCGTGATGGTCGGCGAGCGGCGGGCCAGGCGCGGTGAGGTCGCGAGGGTCGGCGCCGGGGTGGACTCGGCGCCCACCCGGCTACCGCTGGGACGCCTGAAGGTGCCCGCCCTCGTCGTCGTCGCCGTCATCCTCGCGGGCGGGGTGTTCGGCCCACTCGTCGGCCTCGCCCGGTGGGTGCGCGCGGCAGCGAGCGTGGACGTCTCGTGGGCGCCGGTGTTCCGGGCCGCCCTCACGACCGCCGGGGTCTCGGCGGTGGCGGCGCTGGCCACCATCGTGCTGGCGCTGCCCATCGGGATCCTCGCGGCACGCTCGGACGGGCTCGTCGCTCGGGCCACCGAGACCGTCGCGCAGGTCGGCTTCGCGCTCCCGGGCATCACGGTGGGCCTCGCGGTGGTGTTCGTGGGTATCCGACTGGTGCCGGGCCTCTACCAGCAGACACCGATGCTGGTGTTCGCCTACGTGGTGCTGTTCCTGCCGCTCGCGGTGGGGGTGGTGCGCTCGTCGGTCAGTGCCATCCCGGTGAGCCTCGAGGATGTCTCCGCCGGACTGGGCTCCGGGCGGTTGCGCACGTTCGCGCGGGTGGTCGCGCCACTGGCGATGCCGGGGATCCTCGCGGGCGGGAGCCTCGTGTTCCTCAGCGTGGCCAAGGAACTGCCCGCCACGCTACTACTGCGGCCCACGGGCACCGAGACGCTCGCCACCGCGATGTGGTCGCACACCGAGGTGGCGGCCTATTCGCAGGCGGCCCCGTACGCCGCCATGTTGGTGGTGGTGGCCGTCATCCCCGCGTTCGTGCTGAGTCGGTCGTTCGGCTGGGGCGCGGGCGGCGGGCGCACCCCGGGGGCGGCGACAGTGGCCCCGGGTCCGGCGAACGAGACCGAGCGGAGCGAGCCATGA